Sequence from the Marinihelvus fidelis genome:
GGCCCGAGTAGCCGGCCGGCCGTTCATCCACCTCGGGATAGATCACGTGCGCCATCATCAGCGAGTCCAGTTCCGGCAACAGCGCCTGGAACGGCTTCAGGTCACTGGCGGCGATGGCGTCCCAGCCGCGCGGGTCGGTGACGGTATCGACATGTGAATCGGCCCGCACGGAGCCATGGCCGGGAAAGTGCTTGCCGCAGGCCTTCATGCCGGAATCGTGCAGCCCGGCCAGGTAGTGGCGGCCCAGCGTGGCCACGACCTCGGGGTCGGCACCGAACGAGCGATTGCCGATCACGCAGCTTTCAACGTCCAGGTCCAGCACCGGCGCGAAGCTCAGGTCCACACCGGCCACCAGCAGTTCCGTGGCCATCACCCGCGCGTGGCGGTAGGCGAAATCGGCCGCCGTATCCGGCGCGTCGGCGTACATGCGCCCCAGCAGCGCCAGCGGCGGCAGGCGCGTGAAGCCGTCATGGAAGCGCTGCACGCGACCGCCCTCGTGGTCGACGCAGATCAGCATTGGCGCCACGGCGGCTTCACGGATGGACGCGTTCAGGGCCTCGAGTTGCCCGATATCGGCGTAATTACGCGCGAACAGGACCACGCCGCCCACGGCGGGATGGGCAAGCCAGTCGCGCTCACGCGCGCTCAGTTCGAGGCCCTCGACCCCGATCAGGACCGGTCCGGGAACAGCTTCACTCATGCCTGGCTCCATTGGCTGTACGGATGCGTGGCCAGGGCCACGTTGTAGTAGCGTTCTTCGTCGGTGACCTCGGCGCCCAGCCAGTCGGGATGGACGAACACCTGGTCCGGGTCGTCCAGTTCGATCTCGGCGACCACCAGGCCGGCGTTGTCGCCCTCAAACTCGTCGATCTCCCAGAGCACGCCGTCGCGGCGTACGTAGTGACGAGTCTTCTCGACGCGGCCGCCGCCGGCGAGTTTCATCAGTCGCAGGCCGTCGGCCATCGGCACCGGGTACTCGAACTCCTCGCGCGCCATGCCCAGGCGGTTCTGCTTGATGTTGATCAGCGCCCGGTCACCGGCGATGCGCACGCGGACCGACACGCCCTGCCCGCCCAGGTAACCCTGGTGCATGGGCACAGAACGCTCGACCTCGTCGCGCCAGGCGTCGGAGGCGAGCAGGAACTTCCTTTCAATTTCCAGCGCCATCAGTTTTTCTCGAACAGGGCCATGGCCTCGATATGGGCCGTCTGCGGGAACATGTCCATGATACCCGCCGTAGCCAGCCGGTAGCCGTGAACCTGGATCAGTTCGCGGGCGTCACTGGCCAGGGTTTCCGGATTGCAGGACACGTACAGCAGGCGGCGGGCGCCCGTGGCCGCAACCCGCTCCAGCAACGGCCCGGCGCCCGGGCGCGGCGGGTCCAGCAGGACCGCGTCAAAGGCGCCGGTCACCGGCCATTCCACCGAGGCCGGATCCGCATACAGGTCAACCGCGTGGTAGTCGACGTTGTCGATGCCATTACGTTTCGCATTGTCGCGGGCGCGCCCAACCAGCGATTCGGCGCCCTCCAGGCCGACGACATGATCACAATGGCGCGCCAGCGGCAAAGTGAAGTTGCCCAGGCCACAGAACAGGTCCAGCACGCGGTCGCTCGCCGACAGCTCCAACAGCGACAGCGCCTGGTCGATCATCGAGCGGTTCAGCTCGCCATTCACCTGGACGAAGTCCAGCGGCTCGAACACCATCTCGATGTCGTGGGCGGGCAGCGTGTAGCTCAGCCGTGACGGCCCCTCCACCAGGGGGGTGACGGTCTCCGGGCCCTTGGACTGCAGGTAAACACGCAGGCCCGTGTCGGCTTCAAAACGCTGCAAACGGTCCAGGTCGTTGTCGGACAGCGGTTCCATGTGGCGAAACACCAGCGCGCATTCACTGTCGCCACAGCTGGCCTCGATCTGCGGCAACTGCGCGCGCGCCTCGAGTTCGCCCACGAGTTCTGAAATGGCGGGCAACCGTGACGCGACCGGATCGGCCAGCGTATGGCATTCATTCATGTCCATGACGAAACGGCCGTCGCGCTCACGAAAACCCACCAGTACCCGGCCCTTGGCCGGCACGTCCCGGACCGATAACCGGGCCTTACGGCGATAGTGCCAGCGCCCGGCGCTGAGCGGTGCGAGCGGTGATTCGGGCGCACCGGCGCCGGCCTCGTCCAGCATTGTGAACAGTCGCTGTTGTTTGAACGCGAGCTGGTCATCATCGTGCAGGTGCTGGAACGCGCAGGCGCTGCAGGTGCCGAAGTACGGGCAGCGCGGTGTGACGCGGCGGGCGCTGGCCTCGAGCACCTCCAGGGTCTCGGCCTGGCCACGAAACCGACGCCCGAACAGGTGCCGCGCCATGACCCGCTCACCCGGCAGACCGCCCCATACCCGCAGCTGGCGCTCATTGTGCGTGGCCAGCCCGGCGCCATGGCCGTCCAGCGCGGTGACCTCCGCTTCGAAGGGCTCAGCCGGTAGCCGCTGTTTCCGTCCCATGAGCCGCGTCAGCCCCGGTCCATCAGCGCGCGCATTTCGCGCACGGCCCGGTCGAGGCCGACAAACAGCGCACGCGCGACGATGGCGTGACCAATGTTCAGCTCCACCAACTCCGGAATGGCCACCATCGGCTGGACATTCTCGTAATGCAGGCCGTGCCCGGCGTTCACCTGGATGCCCAGGCCATGACCGTAGCGCGCAGCAACAGCCACCCGGGCCAGTTCATCGCGTTGCGTATCGCCGGCCGCGTCGGCGTAAGTGCCGGTGTGCAGTTCCACCACCGGCGCGCCACAGGCGGCGGCCGCATCCAGCTGGGCCCGGTCCGGGTCGATAAACAGCGACACGCGGATGCCCGCCGCGGCCAGGCGCTCGCAGGCCGCTTTCACCGCGGGCAGCTGCCCGGCCACGTCCAGGCCACCCTCAGTGGTCAGCTCCTGGCGCTTTTCCGGTACCAGGCAGACATCCGCGGGCTTATTGGCCTCGGCAATGGCGAGCATTTCCTCGGTGACCGCCATTTCCAGGTTGACGCGGGTGCTCACCTGCCGGCACAGCGCCTCGACCTCGGCGTCCTGGATATGACGGCGGTCTTCGCGCAGGTGCACGGTGATGGCGTCCGCGCCGGCCGCCTCCGCCACGCGCGCGGCCTCCAGCACCGAAGGGTAGTCGGTACCGCGGGCCATCCTGATGGTGGCGACGTGGTCGATATTGACACCCAGCAACATGGGTCTGCTCATGCGGATTCTTCCTCCAGGGTACGGCGCCCGGTTGGTTTCGATGGCCGGTATAGCGCATCGCTCGCCAGTGGCCGGTCGCCGAGGTGATGACGAATAACGGCGCGCATCATAGCGCGCAATCCGGGCAGGTGCTCGCCCTGCGGCTCGCCGGCTTCCAGTGCCATCAGGGCGGCGCCACTGACGACCCCCCGGTCGCTCGCGTCACGGTTGACGCGCACCGCGCCTTCACCCGGGTGGTAGACATAACTGGCCTCGAAGCGCAGCGGCGTGTCCGACCCGGCCTCGCAGGCCAGCGAGAGCCCGAAACCCGCCGCGTCCAGCAGGTTTTTCTCGAAAACACGAAGGGTAGCCTGGATGTTTTCGCCACCGGCAAGCGCCGCGACCGTACCGCGATAGTGCTCAAACAATTCGGGGTGAGGATCGCCGCGGTGGACCAGGCGGACCAGCAGTTCGTTGACATACAGCCCGCTGAACAGGGCGTCGCCCAGCAACGGCGGCGGCGCCGCCACCTGGTCCGCGCCGGTCAGCGTGGCCAGCTCACCGCGGCCCTGCCAACTGGC
This genomic interval carries:
- the nagZ gene encoding beta-N-acetylhexosaminidase, encoding MSEAVPGPVLIGVEGLELSARERDWLAHPAVGGVVLFARNYADIGQLEALNASIREAAVAPMLICVDHEGGRVQRFHDGFTRLPPLALLGRMYADAPDTAADFAYRHARVMATELLVAGVDLSFAPVLDLDVESCVIGNRSFGADPEVVATLGRHYLAGLHDSGMKACGKHFPGHGSVRADSHVDTVTDPRGWDAIAASDLKPFQALLPELDSLMMAHVIYPEVDERPAGYSGRWVRDILRGQLGYGGVVFSDDLGMQAAGFAGGIADRLALALEAGCDAALVCHHEEVAELLPRLGDVAPCPALARLAGVVSVTREELATVSEWRHWQQSLLSLEQSQWA
- a CDS encoding CYTH domain-containing protein, giving the protein MALEIERKFLLASDAWRDEVERSVPMHQGYLGGQGVSVRVRIAGDRALINIKQNRLGMAREEFEYPVPMADGLRLMKLAGGGRVEKTRHYVRRDGVLWEIDEFEGDNAGLVVAEIELDDPDQVFVHPDWLGAEVTDEERYYNVALATHPYSQWSQA
- the rlmD gene encoding 23S rRNA (uracil(1939)-C(5))-methyltransferase RlmD: MGRKQRLPAEPFEAEVTALDGHGAGLATHNERQLRVWGGLPGERVMARHLFGRRFRGQAETLEVLEASARRVTPRCPYFGTCSACAFQHLHDDDQLAFKQQRLFTMLDEAGAGAPESPLAPLSAGRWHYRRKARLSVRDVPAKGRVLVGFRERDGRFVMDMNECHTLADPVASRLPAISELVGELEARAQLPQIEASCGDSECALVFRHMEPLSDNDLDRLQRFEADTGLRVYLQSKGPETVTPLVEGPSRLSYTLPAHDIEMVFEPLDFVQVNGELNRSMIDQALSLLELSASDRVLDLFCGLGNFTLPLARHCDHVVGLEGAESLVGRARDNAKRNGIDNVDYHAVDLYADPASVEWPVTGAFDAVLLDPPRPGAGPLLERVAATGARRLLYVSCNPETLASDARELIQVHGYRLATAGIMDMFPQTAHIEAMALFEKN
- the pdxJ gene encoding pyridoxine 5'-phosphate synthase; translated protein: MSRPMLLGVNIDHVATIRMARGTDYPSVLEAARVAEAAGADAITVHLREDRRHIQDAEVEALCRQVSTRVNLEMAVTEEMLAIAEANKPADVCLVPEKRQELTTEGGLDVAGQLPAVKAACERLAAAGIRVSLFIDPDRAQLDAAAACGAPVVELHTGTYADAAGDTQRDELARVAVAARYGHGLGIQVNAGHGLHYENVQPMVAIPELVELNIGHAIVARALFVGLDRAVREMRALMDRG
- the recO gene encoding DNA repair protein RecO, translated to MSRVQLQPAYVLHGRAFRESSQLLEMFSRDHGRVGVVARGARGARSRWRGVLQPFRPLLASWQGRGELATLTGADQVAAPPPLLGDALFSGLYVNELLVRLVHRGDPHPELFEHYRGTVAALAGGENIQATLRVFEKNLLDAAGFGLSLACEAGSDTPLRFEASYVYHPGEGAVRVNRDASDRGVVSGAALMALEAGEPQGEHLPGLRAMMRAVIRHHLGDRPLASDALYRPSKPTGRRTLEEESA